A stretch of DNA from Megalops cyprinoides isolate fMegCyp1 chromosome 17, fMegCyp1.pri, whole genome shotgun sequence:
TTGATTATATTACTTAACACAATCATCTATAAAACAGAATAACTTTTAATAATCTGTTAAGTATCCTGGAGGTATGAAAGGGACAAACCTCACCTGTTTGACAGCGCAGGACTGTTCTGATTTCTTTATTCCTCTCCCGTGATTGGTGCAGCAGCGGGTCTTTCAGGGCAGGGGTGGAGACCTGGAGAGAGTTTTAACCCCACTGAAACAGATTTCTCTAGTTCTCCACAATTAGCACCGGCAGGAGAGTGTTCATTGTTTGGAAGTGCTATAGAATGAGGGAGTTTTAAGGAAGGAGAGAACATGGCATTAACCTCCTGCCACATCTCTTGTGAGAGATTCACACAAACTTGGTAAGTACTGTTAAGAACATGAGCGAAAACCATACGGTTTTGGTATTGTGCCCCCTCTGTAAACCTCCTTGATAATAGGAAGACTTACTGTAGCAACACCTTTTGACTCTTACTTTTAGAACTCTTAACCACAGCTGGACACATATGTTTGCTGTAAATCCCCTTCCTTACCTTGAAGTAATGAGGCCTGTTGATGTGATGCAGGAAGGGGTCATACTCATTTGGATCGTAGTCTTCTAGAGACACGAAACCCTGATCGAAACAGCACATTTCAAGCAGACATTAGAAAGTTTAGCTGCATATGTATATGCCTGGCAGTTTCACTGGGATAGCACTGGTACAGCATGTCTCTTGCTGATGTACCTTGGCGTTGCAGTACTCCACATAGTGCAGGAGGGCGCTCCTCATCCTCTCTGCTTCCTCGCAGCAACAGAGCGAGAGGTGCTCCTCGATGCTCTTCTGGATGGGCGCCCAGACACGCTCCGTCCAGCGCTTGTGCAGGAgctccctcttcctcagctccAGGGTCCCCCGGTGGCTCAGATAGCTGTCCAGGTCCTGTCGCAACATGCCACGGTCTGTCACGACGCTATGCCACGAGTCACTGCATCACGCAGCCCCGTCACGACTGGTTATGTGACAGGAGGGGGATGGGTAGCATTTTTttgggagcagcagtgtggacaAGCCACAGGCTGTGGTTCATAACTGAATCCAGGTCAGCGTTTCATCCTTACCTCCTttctcacagagacacataataaaatattttgttaattacaTGCTTACCTTAACAAATCCATTCTCTGTGTCCAGCAGAGGCTGGGTGATCAACCTGGCTTCTCGGTTCTCAGTTTCTAAATTTGCCTAGAGCAGTATGAAGAAACACCAGAGAAAAGAGTTTCTTgtttctgtaattctgtaatatgttttttttcctaatgcGCCTTTATGACATGCTACAAAGAAAGATACCGAGGGCTAAAACTGTTGGCTGAGTTTCTAAGTCCCCCAGGAGCAGTCTGAAGACAATGCCACAGAAACATGAGTGTAGTCTGCATACAGCGCAGGTTGTCAAGTAATCATGTAGGAGGGGACTGAGAGATGCCTGAGGCTTAaggcttgtgtgtatgtatttgtgtgcatgtgtatgcatgtgagtgtgtacatatgtatgtatgtatgtgtccgCGTATGTATCTGCATGTGACTGTGTacgtatgtactgtatgtctgtccatgtgcatgtgtgtgtatatccacatgtgagtgtgaatgtatgtatgtgtacatgtgcatgtgtttgtaagCACTGTATGTATGCCTGTATGCGTATGTGGGCACACATGCGTATGTGCAtacggtatgtgtgtgtttacatgcatgtgAGGAATGTGTTGTACCTGGAGTCGTCTGATAGAGCTGTGGGACAGCCAGTCTGACGCGGCTCTCCTTCTCCCCGCACATTTGGAAGGGCAGGGGATCTTGTTTCGGAGGCAAGatctcctgctctctgacacGGACACCGGCGTGTTTTTCCGATCACCTCCCTCTACCGTCACCTGcaagatgacatcacaatcatTGAGTGCGCACCGAAGCAACTCAACAGGCACCCATATAACAGGAAGTACCCGGTGCCACATGGCGTGAGTGCTTGCACCACCCACTGACAGACCCAGATGGTGCTGTGGTTAAATTACGACCAGTGACACTGAGCACGAAAGACTGAGAACAAAGCTGGCCGtattatctctttttttcttgccattgCCATGTAACCTGATGTCTTGGGCTCTAATCCCATAAGCTCTCAACACGGCAAACCCTGACACCGTCCAACACAGCCCgcaaagaaaacagaggtaTCGATGCATGCCGGCTACCGGTGTACAGTGACAACAGATCCAGACTGGCAGGAACGCAGGCTTACTACATCTCTTGGAAATGGGATCAATTATTACTTGGCATCAGAGAGGCAAGGTGTCACTTTCGCTACTTGAATTAGAATAGAATTTGACAGCCCCTTGGCGACTTCGTATTCGATCCACTTGAGCCACTGTTCAAGTCTGTAGCGTACAGGTGCACAAAGTATGCCGGCTACCTTGTCAAGCAGTTGTGATCTATCATATATCATTTAcgctgtcattttaaattgttatttaaataaagaagaaaCCAAGTTGAGGATATAGCATTGTTCGGTACAGCTCATCATTGTAAGTATATGTAATTGTTCTTCTTGTACATTGAAGGGTCACTTACCGCAGACTTCAGCGCAGCTACTGGAGCAGATGCGTGGACGGTAATCAGACCTGCGGCGGCGCCTTTCGTCTTCTTAACTGACATTTCTGATCAAAAATTATAgcacaaaaatgtcttttcctaCTGCCACGCACAAACAGTGTAACTTACTTAAACATTAACTCACACATAGTACCAGGAAGACCAACTTATTAGTTTTTGTATCCGTTTCACCTCTTAGAGGACTCTctttttgtgatttatgtgCTGTAATCGGCAATCGCACTTTTAAATTCCGTACAGAATACGCTGACATTCAGCAAGGTAAGCCAAAAAGATCGGGTCCAGTGCACTTACCTGTAGACAGCTCATGAAGAACTGTAAGGCGATCACAAGTAGCTGGCAACACTGTGCAGGTGTCGCATTCCACCTAACTTacctaatgttagctagctgctaATTGGTTCTCCAAATGCAAAGTGGGACGCAAACGCCGCACTATGGAATACctgaataacaaacaaaaaaaagataactaCGAAAATCGAAAGAAAATACACATTGGTAATACCTATAAGTACCTACCTAGTCTACCTAAGTAGCTACCTATATCTGTAATTATAGCTTTAAGGCAAAGTAGTTAGACTAACCTAGGTAAGCTAGTTTGCTACCCTGAAAATCAAGTTTCTTTTCTTCCACCGGTTACCTTTTTTGTACTCATTTATTTCTAAGCTCACGATGAGCCCAGCTTGGACGGCACAAGGGAGCAGGACCACTAAGTCGAAtgtagctaagttagctagctagctagccagttagttGCAGTTGGTGCTCAGGAGTACGGGAAAGACTCTCGGAAGGCGTCAAAGCTTCAGTTCTTACAAAGCGTGAActttgttgccatggtgacgTCTCGCCGAGGACGGGATTTTTTTGGACGGAGACCGTAGTAACATTGTGTGTATCTAGCAAGTTAACATACCTAACTAACTGTATTTTTTGGTTATACTCACTTTTCTACCTGTGCGATTCTCGTGGATATCTTTTGCTGAAGAGAACGGAGATCTAGCTATTGGGGAAATTCTCAGCACAATAATCAATCGGATAAAAGATAGCTTGCTTTGTTATCAAGTAGAAAGTCAAATACCTAACTTCATTTTGCTACAGTTTGTTACAGTAGATCTTAAAAATGAACCAGCTGCAAAATTTGCTGATGGATTGCCTAATCGATACCAAACATGTTGAAAATGCTGCAATCTTAACCGCAAAGAACGGAACAGTGAGTGCAGCGTCCCCGGGGTTTAATGTAAGTAACAACAAAGCTATAGCAGTATCTGGATATAGGCTAATGGTTCTTGCAATTGCTGAAGAtgttatatttaattaatttgccCCATATTACTCCAGATCAAGGCGCCGCAAGCTCAGATGTTCATAGACTCCTTCCAGCATACAGCTGTCACAAGAGAGAGTGGCTTCCGTTTCCAGAGCAAACATTACACCTGTGTCAGAGCCGACAGGAACTCCATTTACTCCAAATCGGTCAGTTTATAGTTAGTCTGAATGTAGCTAGACATTTTCCAATTAAATATGTTCCATAACAAGCGGTAAAGTGCTGCGTATCCTTCTGTCCTTTGgtcttctgttttctctctagAATGGTCATGGACTAATTTTAGTGAAGACTGCAGTGTACATAATCGTTGCCACGtacaatgaaaacatgtatgccagcgtgtgtgtggaagcagTCGAGAAGTTGGGTATGGTACATTCTCCATGCTGAATCAGCCTCTGCCCGATATACAGTGTCCAAGATAACTCCCAGACGATACAATTACACTCACATTTGTACAACATTATTTACTCTTACACTCaatgtatatgaaaaatacGTGCTGATATATGATGTCTGCTTTCtccagctgaatatttaagagagaaggggaaatgAAACCAGAGGAGGCAGTGGGAGAAAACAGTGGTTGATGAACCTGGAAAGCTACTCCTTGAACTTTGGACACAGGAAATCTCCATTGGAATGTGCTCTCTAGAAAAGCTGGTCCTGTGGGAATAGCAGAGCAGTGAACTTAAAAGGATTGAACTATTATGTC
This window harbors:
- the fam228a gene encoding protein FAM228A; the protein is MSVKKTKGAAAGLITVHASAPVAALKSAANLETENREARLITQPLLDTENGFVKDLDSYLSHRGTLELRKRELLHKRWTERVWAPIQKSIEEHLSLCCCEEAERMRSALLHYVEYCNAKGFVSLEDYDPNEYDPFLHHINRPHYFKVSTPALKDPLLHQSRERNKEIRTVLRCQTGHVYTRKQIEDLLRFNLPHVN
- the pfn4 gene encoding profilin-4; translated protein: MNQLQNLLMDCLIDTKHVENAAILTAKNGTVSAASPGFNIKAPQAQMFIDSFQHTAVTRESGFRFQSKHYTCVRADRNSIYSKSNGHGLILVKTAVYIIVATYNENMYASVCVEAVEKLAEYLREKGK